A single Camarhynchus parvulus chromosome 5, STF_HiC, whole genome shotgun sequence DNA region contains:
- the IMMP1L gene encoding mitochondrial inner membrane protease subunit 1: MLRNALGKTFRFLGYTVQYGCIAHCAFEYLGGIVVCSGPSMEPTIQNSDVVFSENLSRHFCCIRKGDIVIVKSPNDPKSNICKRVIGLEGDKVCTSKPSDFLKSHSYVPKGHVWLEGDNLRNSTDSRCYGPVPYGLIRGRICLKIWPLNDFGFLRASPNGHRFLDD; encoded by the exons ATGCTTCGCAATGCCCTAGGAAAAACCTTCCGATTTCTGGGCTACACGGTGCAATATGGCTGCATAGCACACTGTGCCTTCGAGTACCTTGGAGGAATTGTCGTG TGCTCTGGACCTTCCATGGAACCAACCATTCAGAACTCTGATGTTGTCTTTTCGGAGAACCTCAGCCGCCACTTTTGCTGCATTCGAAA aggAGATATTGTAATTGTGAAAAgcccaaatgaccccaaatcaaATATCTGTAAAAGAGTAATTGGCTTGGAAGGGGATAAAGTCTGCACAAGCAAGCCTTCAGATTTCCTTAAGAGTCACAGCTAT GTGCCTAAAGGACATGTCTGGTTAGAAGGTGATAATCTCAGGAATTCTACAGATTCCAGGTGCTACGGACCTGTTCCTTATGGGCTGATAAGAGGACGCATTTGTCTTAAG atatGGCCTCTGAATGACTTTGGATTTCTACGTGCAAGCCCCAATGGCCACAGATTTCTTGATGATTAA